One Nocardioides luti DNA window includes the following coding sequences:
- a CDS encoding acyl-CoA dehydrogenase family protein has product MRFELTDDQRDFGASLDRLLAGADTVAVARAWAADDTAPGLALWKRLAEQGVTSLAVPDSGATPVDLVVAFEALGRHAVPGPWVESAAYAPIALGEDISEQVVTAAVAPHVPYALDADVADRVLSVRDGALLDATAGERRTSVDRTRRLFEVAPGESAPAGDLVAAFDSAVLATSAQLLGCGERLLDDAVAYVKQRRQFGREIGSYQAVKHALADVRIALDFARPLVLGAALAGTTRTRDVAAAKVACADAAYLASRTALQVHGAVGYTAELDLSLWITKVRALVTAWGTPTHHRGVVLASLLDGGAA; this is encoded by the coding sequence ATGAGGTTCGAGCTCACCGACGACCAGCGCGACTTCGGCGCCTCCCTCGACCGGCTGCTCGCCGGGGCCGACACCGTGGCGGTCGCCCGCGCCTGGGCCGCTGACGACACCGCCCCGGGGCTGGCCCTGTGGAAGCGGCTCGCCGAGCAGGGCGTCACCTCGCTCGCCGTGCCGGACTCCGGCGCGACCCCGGTCGACCTCGTGGTCGCCTTCGAGGCGCTGGGCCGGCACGCCGTGCCGGGCCCGTGGGTCGAGTCCGCGGCGTACGCCCCGATCGCGCTCGGCGAGGACATCTCGGAGCAGGTCGTGACGGCCGCGGTCGCGCCGCACGTGCCGTACGCCCTGGACGCGGACGTCGCCGACCGGGTGCTGTCGGTCCGGGACGGGGCGCTCCTCGACGCCACCGCCGGCGAGCGACGGACCTCCGTCGACCGGACCCGCCGCCTCTTCGAGGTGGCGCCGGGCGAGTCGGCGCCTGCCGGCGACCTCGTTGCGGCGTTCGACTCCGCGGTGCTCGCGACGTCGGCCCAGCTGCTCGGCTGCGGCGAGCGGCTGCTGGACGACGCCGTCGCCTACGTGAAGCAGCGCCGGCAGTTCGGCCGCGAGATCGGGTCCTACCAGGCGGTCAAGCACGCGCTGGCCGACGTCCGCATCGCGCTCGACTTCGCCCGCCCGCTCGTGCTGGGAGCGGCACTCGCCGGCACGACGCGGACCCGGGACGTCGCGGCCGCCAAGGTGGCGTGCGCCGACGCGGCGTACCTCGCCTCGCGCACCGCGCTGCAGGTGCACGGCGCCGTCGGCTACACCGCCGAGCTGGACCTCAGCCTCTGGATCACCAAGGTGCGCGCGCTGGTGACCGCGTGGGGCACGCCGACGCACCACCGCGGCGTGGTGCTGGCGTCGCTGCTCGACGGCGGGGCCGCCTGA
- a CDS encoding acyl-CoA dehydrogenase family protein, producing MDLSLSETELAFRDEARAWLAANVPAEPLPSMDTAEGFVAHQEWEARLAEARWSVVSWPREVGGREASLVEWVLFEEEYHRAGAPGRVSQNGIFLLAPILFDHGTPEQQQRFLPSMATGERIWAQAWSEPEAGSDLASLTSSARRDEDRGGWLLNGQKTWSSRAAFAHWGFGLFRSDVAAERHRGLTYLLFPLDAPGVTVRPIAQLDGEAGFAEIFLEDVFVPDADVLGAPGDGWRVAMSTAGNERGLSLRSPGRFCAAADRLVELYRNRSGFETGARAPSSTTGGDHHRDRVVDAWIAAQAYRLYTWGTVTRLAAGGDVGAAGSVNKVFWSELDIALHETALDLLGPEAEVESAWLDGYTFSLSGPIYAGTNEIQRNIVAERILGLPKEPRGAAR from the coding sequence GTGGACCTGAGCCTGTCCGAGACCGAGCTCGCCTTCCGGGACGAGGCGCGCGCCTGGCTGGCCGCGAACGTGCCGGCCGAGCCGCTGCCGTCGATGGACACCGCCGAGGGTTTCGTCGCCCACCAGGAGTGGGAGGCCCGGCTCGCGGAGGCGCGCTGGTCGGTCGTGTCCTGGCCGCGGGAGGTCGGCGGGCGGGAGGCGTCGCTGGTGGAGTGGGTGCTCTTCGAGGAGGAGTACCACCGCGCCGGGGCGCCGGGCCGCGTCTCGCAGAACGGCATCTTCCTGCTCGCCCCGATCCTCTTCGACCACGGGACGCCCGAGCAGCAGCAGCGCTTCCTCCCCTCGATGGCGACGGGCGAGCGGATCTGGGCGCAGGCCTGGTCCGAGCCCGAGGCCGGCTCCGACCTCGCGTCGCTCACGTCGTCGGCCCGGCGCGACGAGGACCGCGGCGGCTGGCTGCTCAACGGGCAGAAGACCTGGTCCTCGCGGGCCGCCTTCGCCCACTGGGGGTTCGGGCTGTTCCGTTCGGACGTCGCCGCCGAACGGCACCGCGGGCTGACCTACCTCCTCTTCCCGCTGGACGCGCCCGGGGTGACGGTGCGGCCGATCGCCCAGCTCGACGGCGAGGCCGGCTTCGCCGAGATCTTCCTCGAGGACGTCTTCGTCCCGGACGCCGACGTGCTCGGCGCCCCCGGGGACGGGTGGCGGGTCGCGATGTCGACCGCCGGCAACGAGCGCGGCCTGTCGCTGCGCTCCCCCGGGCGGTTCTGCGCCGCCGCCGACCGGCTGGTCGAGCTGTATCGGAACCGCAGTGGTTTCGAGACAGGCGCCAGGGCGCCTTCCTCAACCACCGGGGGGGACCACCACCGCGACCGGGTCGTCGACGCCTGGATCGCGGCGCAGGCCTACCGGCTCTACACGTGGGGCACGGTCACGCGGCTCGCGGCCGGGGGCGACGTGGGTGCGGCGGGCTCGGTCAACAAGGTCTTCTGGTCCGAGCTCGACATCGCCCTGCACGAGACCGCCCTCGACCTCCTCGGCCCGGAGGCGGAGGTCGAGTCGGCCTGGCTGGACGGCTACACCTTCTCCCTGAGCGGACCCATCTACGCCGGCACCAACGAGATCCAGCGCAACATCGTGGCCGAGCGGATCCTCGGCCTGCCGAAGGAGCCGCGGGGGGCCGCCCGATGA
- a CDS encoding helix-turn-helix domain-containing protein — protein sequence MRHDEPIRRVGFAAGMGQVPGCEVMSVADLRERAPAEEFRRPQRLAFHFLVVVDEGAGRHLVDFEEVALPPGSVLWARAGQVHQWGDMTAYDGTVVIFEAAFLDAVPECGDVLDRPRSPVLVGEAAAPLARRVRDLVAVAEDPRPLAGATRAAVLRLLLAATLLDFSSRADEARRVRSPVFDELVDDVERHFRSERDVTAYAARLGYSTRTLARATRAATGQSPKELVDERVMLEARRLLAHGELGIGRIAEHLGFGEASNFTKFFRQRAGALPSEVRRSFRAG from the coding sequence GTGCGACACGACGAGCCGATCCGCCGCGTGGGTTTCGCGGCCGGCATGGGGCAGGTCCCCGGCTGCGAGGTGATGTCCGTGGCCGACCTGCGCGAGCGGGCGCCCGCCGAGGAGTTCCGGCGGCCGCAGCGTCTCGCCTTCCACTTCCTGGTCGTCGTCGACGAGGGCGCCGGCCGGCACCTCGTGGACTTCGAGGAGGTCGCGCTCCCGCCGGGCTCGGTGCTGTGGGCGCGGGCCGGGCAGGTGCACCAGTGGGGCGACATGACGGCGTACGACGGCACCGTGGTGATCTTCGAGGCCGCCTTCCTCGACGCGGTCCCGGAGTGCGGCGACGTGCTCGACCGGCCCCGCTCGCCCGTCCTCGTCGGCGAGGCGGCGGCGCCGCTGGCCCGACGGGTCCGTGACCTGGTGGCGGTGGCCGAGGATCCGCGCCCCTTGGCGGGGGCCACGCGCGCCGCGGTCCTGCGGCTGCTGCTGGCGGCCACGCTGCTGGACTTCTCGTCACGGGCCGACGAGGCGCGACGCGTGCGCTCGCCGGTGTTCGACGAGCTGGTCGACGACGTCGAGCGGCACTTCCGCAGCGAGCGCGACGTCACGGCGTACGCCGCCCGCCTGGGCTACTCCACCCGCACGCTGGCTCGCGCCACTCGGGCCGCGACCGGGCAGAGCCCCAAGGAGCTGGTCGACGAGCGGGTGATGCTGGAGGCGCGGCGGCTGCTCGCGCACGGCGAGCTCGGCATCGGGCGGATCGCGGAGCACCTCGGCTTCGGGGAGGCCTCCAACTTCACGAAGTTCTTCCGTCAGCGGGCGGGTGCGCTGCCGAGCGAGGTCCGGCGCTCGTTCCGCGCCGGCTGA
- the hsaA gene encoding 3-hydroxy-9,10-secoandrosta-1,3,5(10)-triene-9,17-dione monooxygenase oxygenase subunit, translated as MASSQSQAVLDGVRDLLPSIRERADEAERLRVVPEASVKELDEVGFFKMLQPQRFDGHEADPIDFYTAVRDIAGACGSTGWMSAVVGVHPWQVALFSDEAQQAVWGSDTSTRLSSSYAPTGKAVLTDGGFTLSGKWSFSSGCDHCSWVLLGGLVFNEDGQVVDFRTFMVPREKYTIVDVWHMVGLKGTGSNDILVEDVFVPEAFTLSMGDTGRCFGPGQEQNTSDLYKLPFHSIFTGTITTPIIGMAMGAYAEHVEMQQKRTRAAYLGEKASLDPFAAVRIARASSEIDAAWALLTNNIREEQAHVERGEKIPLGLRLKVRRDQVIGSQRAIDAIDQLFEASGGRALAEGTYLQRAWRDAHAGRVHAANDPERALQMYGAHEFGHKVDPGMY; from the coding sequence ATGGCGAGCTCACAGTCCCAGGCTGTTCTCGACGGAGTCCGCGATCTGCTGCCCTCGATCCGCGAGCGCGCCGACGAGGCCGAACGCCTGCGCGTCGTGCCCGAGGCCTCGGTCAAGGAGCTCGACGAGGTCGGCTTCTTCAAGATGCTCCAGCCGCAGCGCTTCGACGGCCACGAGGCCGACCCGATCGACTTCTACACCGCCGTCCGCGACATCGCGGGTGCCTGCGGCTCCACCGGCTGGATGTCCGCGGTCGTCGGGGTGCACCCCTGGCAGGTGGCGCTCTTCTCGGACGAGGCCCAGCAGGCGGTCTGGGGCTCGGACACCTCGACCCGGCTGAGCTCGTCGTACGCCCCCACCGGCAAGGCCGTCCTCACCGACGGCGGCTTCACGCTGTCGGGCAAGTGGAGCTTCTCGTCCGGCTGCGACCACTGCAGCTGGGTGCTGCTCGGCGGCCTCGTCTTCAACGAGGACGGGCAGGTCGTCGACTTCCGGACCTTCATGGTGCCGCGCGAGAAGTACACCATCGTCGACGTCTGGCACATGGTCGGGCTCAAGGGCACCGGCTCCAACGACATCCTCGTCGAGGACGTCTTCGTCCCCGAGGCGTTCACGCTGTCGATGGGCGACACCGGCCGCTGCTTCGGCCCCGGCCAGGAGCAGAACACCTCCGACCTCTACAAGCTGCCCTTCCACTCGATCTTCACCGGCACGATCACGACGCCGATCATCGGGATGGCGATGGGCGCGTACGCCGAGCACGTGGAGATGCAGCAGAAGCGCACCCGCGCGGCGTACCTCGGCGAGAAGGCGTCGCTCGACCCCTTCGCCGCGGTCCGGATCGCCCGCGCGTCCTCGGAGATCGACGCCGCCTGGGCGCTGCTGACCAACAACATCCGTGAGGAGCAGGCGCACGTCGAGCGCGGTGAGAAGATCCCGCTCGGGCTGCGGCTCAAGGTGCGCCGCGACCAGGTGATCGGCAGCCAGCGCGCCATCGACGCGATCGACCAGCTCTTCGAGGCGTCGGGCGGCCGGGCGCTGGCGGAGGGCACCTACCTCCAGCGCGCCTGGCGCGACGCCCACGCCGGTCGCGTGCACGCGGCCAACGACCCGGAGCGGGCGCTGCAGATGTACGGCGCCCACGAGTTCGGCCACAAGGTCGACCCGGGGATGTACTGA
- a CDS encoding acyl-CoA dehydrogenase family protein, with the protein MDFALTEEQQELAATVRALLARRADSAAVRAAATSVHGHDEALWQTLCEQIGVAALGIPEELGGAGFTLFEALVALEEVGRSLAPTPLLASLVTSEALLAGADADAQARLLPRIAAGEVAAFVDGASPVLDGDRASVLVLATDDGLFEVDPAAAVRTWAPSMDQTVRLASVAVDPASAGLTRIAADAGAARARAALVGAVGVAALQVGCAARALEMTVAYSKERVQFGRPIGSFQALKHRMADMLVELELGRAASWQASYAVASAASDAARLAHVAKACCGDALALIAAETVQLHGGIAITWEHDAQLVFKRAHALGQLFGTASAHRALIDL; encoded by the coding sequence ATGGACTTCGCGCTGACCGAGGAGCAGCAGGAGCTCGCGGCCACCGTCCGCGCCCTGCTGGCGCGGCGGGCGGACTCCGCCGCGGTGCGCGCGGCCGCGACCTCGGTCCACGGCCACGACGAGGCGCTGTGGCAGACGCTCTGCGAGCAGATCGGGGTCGCCGCGCTCGGCATCCCCGAGGAGCTCGGCGGGGCCGGCTTCACGCTCTTCGAGGCCCTGGTGGCGCTCGAGGAGGTCGGGCGCTCGCTGGCGCCCACTCCCCTGCTGGCCAGTCTCGTGACGTCCGAGGCGCTGCTCGCGGGGGCCGACGCCGACGCGCAGGCCCGGCTGCTGCCCCGGATCGCGGCGGGCGAGGTCGCGGCCTTCGTCGACGGGGCGTCCCCCGTCCTCGACGGGGACCGCGCGAGCGTCCTCGTGCTCGCCACGGACGACGGGCTCTTCGAGGTCGACCCGGCGGCCGCCGTCCGCACCTGGGCGCCGTCGATGGATCAGACGGTCCGGCTCGCGAGCGTGGCCGTCGACCCGGCCTCGGCCGGGCTGACGCGGATCGCCGCCGACGCCGGAGCCGCGCGGGCGCGGGCCGCGCTGGTCGGTGCCGTCGGTGTCGCGGCACTTCAGGTCGGCTGCGCCGCCCGTGCGCTGGAGATGACGGTGGCGTACAGCAAGGAGCGCGTGCAGTTCGGCCGGCCGATCGGGTCGTTCCAGGCGCTCAAGCACCGGATGGCCGACATGCTCGTCGAGCTCGAGCTCGGCCGCGCGGCCTCCTGGCAGGCGTCGTACGCCGTCGCGTCGGCCGCCAGCGACGCGGCCCGGCTCGCGCACGTCGCGAAGGCGTGCTGCGGCGACGCGCTGGCGCTGATCGCGGCCGAGACCGTGCAGCTGCACGGGGGGATCGCGATCACCTGGGAGCACGACGCCCAGCTGGTCTTCAAGCGGGCCCACGCCCTGGGCCAGCTGTTCGGGACGGCCTCCGCCCACCGTGCGCTGATCGACCTCTGA
- a CDS encoding flavin reductase family protein produces the protein MSSEASREIPEGMNPDARETWPSPDLINSWLGDVDVDFEFRPGESSGVHSDDPAAVAAARRFRDVLGRFASGVTVVTSTSGGQPVGLTCQSFSSVSLDPPLVLFVPAKTSRAWPLIQRSGKFCVNFLAADQADLSNTMASRGVDKFASVTWRPSEATGSPVLDGVLGHVDCTIHAVHEAGDHFIVIGRVLELAAAGPEEPLLFYRGEYRSTD, from the coding sequence ATGAGCTCGGAGGCCAGCCGGGAGATCCCGGAGGGGATGAACCCCGACGCACGCGAGACCTGGCCCAGCCCGGACCTGATCAACTCGTGGCTCGGCGACGTCGACGTGGACTTCGAGTTCCGCCCCGGCGAGTCGAGCGGCGTGCACAGCGACGACCCGGCCGCGGTCGCCGCGGCCCGCCGGTTCCGCGACGTGCTCGGCCGCTTCGCCTCCGGCGTCACCGTCGTCACCTCGACCAGCGGCGGCCAGCCCGTCGGCCTGACCTGCCAGTCCTTCTCGAGCGTCTCGCTCGACCCGCCCCTGGTGCTGTTCGTCCCCGCCAAGACCTCGCGCGCCTGGCCGCTGATCCAGCGGTCCGGCAAGTTCTGCGTGAACTTCCTCGCCGCCGACCAGGCCGACCTCTCGAACACGATGGCCTCGCGCGGCGTCGACAAGTTCGCCTCGGTCACCTGGCGCCCCTCCGAGGCCACCGGCTCCCCGGTCCTCGACGGCGTCCTCGGCCACGTCGACTGCACCATCCACGCCGTGCACGAGGCCGGCGACCACTTCATCGTCATCGGCCGGGTGCTCGAGCTCGCCGCGGCCGGCCCCGAGGAGCCGCTGCTGTTCTACCGCGGGGAGTACCGCTCCACCGACTGA
- a CDS encoding cupin domain-containing protein: MSQPLRVIPAADLVPADPTPGMQRTIAFEVPGLWAGRLETEPGSTSGWHHHDVNESSLYVVSGVVRLEFEGREGYVEAGPGDFVHVPAHTVHRESNPGTDPAVVVIARAGDGIPTVNVDEPPAPHA; encoded by the coding sequence ATGAGCCAACCACTGCGCGTGATCCCGGCCGCGGACCTGGTGCCCGCCGACCCCACTCCCGGGATGCAACGAACGATCGCCTTCGAGGTCCCGGGCCTGTGGGCGGGCCGCCTCGAGACCGAGCCCGGCAGCACCTCGGGCTGGCACCACCACGACGTCAACGAGTCCAGCCTGTACGTCGTCTCCGGCGTCGTCCGCCTGGAGTTCGAGGGGCGGGAGGGCTACGTCGAGGCCGGCCCCGGCGACTTCGTCCACGTCCCCGCGCACACGGTCCACCGCGAGAGCAACCCCGGCACCGACCCCGCCGTCGTCGTCATCGCCCGCGCCGGCGACGGCATCCCCACCGTCAACGTCGACGAGCCGCCCGCGCCGCACGCCTGA
- the hsaC gene encoding iron-dependent extradiol dioxygenase HsaC translates to MTIDVKSMGYVRVASTDPSQWQHFAGKVLGLAEGRGPNPDHQYWRIDQVSARLVVVPSDVDELSCVGWELADHRALQEAREHLQKAGVAFEEGSADELAERRVQELVRFSDPWDNVFELFHGITYESRPVVTPYAATFVTGDQGMGHIVLPVLDDVEALRFYTDVLGFRLRDSMSMPGEFVGKEPGSKVWLRFLGVNPRHHSLAFLPMPNPSKCVHIMLEVDRLDDVGRALERVRKHRAPLSATLGRHMNDEMISFYVRSPGGFDIEFGTDGLTVQDDRWVARESTAVSYWGHDFGGGQ, encoded by the coding sequence ATGACGATCGACGTGAAGTCGATGGGCTACGTCCGCGTGGCCAGCACCGACCCGTCGCAGTGGCAGCACTTCGCCGGCAAGGTGCTCGGGCTCGCCGAGGGACGAGGACCGAACCCCGACCACCAGTACTGGCGCATCGACCAGGTCTCCGCCCGCCTCGTCGTCGTCCCGTCCGACGTCGACGAGCTGAGCTGCGTGGGCTGGGAGCTCGCCGACCACCGGGCGCTGCAGGAGGCCCGCGAGCACCTGCAGAAGGCCGGCGTCGCGTTCGAGGAGGGCTCCGCCGACGAGCTCGCCGAGCGACGCGTGCAGGAGCTGGTCCGCTTCAGCGACCCGTGGGACAACGTGTTCGAGCTGTTCCACGGCATCACCTACGAGTCGCGTCCCGTCGTCACGCCGTACGCCGCCACCTTCGTGACCGGCGACCAGGGGATGGGCCACATCGTGCTGCCCGTGCTCGACGACGTCGAGGCGCTGCGGTTCTACACCGACGTGCTCGGCTTCCGGCTGCGCGACTCGATGAGCATGCCGGGGGAGTTCGTGGGCAAGGAGCCCGGCTCGAAGGTCTGGCTGCGCTTCCTGGGCGTCAACCCGCGGCACCACTCGCTGGCGTTCCTGCCGATGCCGAACCCGTCGAAGTGCGTCCACATCATGCTCGAGGTCGACCGGCTCGACGACGTGGGTCGCGCGCTGGAGCGGGTCCGCAAGCACCGGGCCCCCCTGTCCGCCACGCTCGGGCGGCACATGAACGACGAGATGATCTCGTTCTACGTGCGCTCGCCCGGCGGCTTCGACATCGAGTTCGGCACCGACGGGCTGACGGTGCAGGACGACCGCTGGGTGGCGCGGGAGTCGACGGCCGTGTCGTACTGGGGCCACGACTTCGGCGGCGGCCAGTGA
- a CDS encoding maleylpyruvate isomerase N-terminal domain-containing protein: MTLTFAGTLDHAAVVRAVDALVDLVAAPEVAERWEQESVLPGMTLGGLVRHLVSQPECAVAFLGHGSPPHAQVLSLADYFERVDWLLAPVDAPENTSIRDDFNEMAGPGVEESRGILERSRSELGAAIAAAGPAVYVPWQDCSLERDDFLVVRLMELVVHADDLAVSLGRPTPAFEPEVLEPVLALLAALAARRRGQDDVLRALARTERAGGPVSAF; the protein is encoded by the coding sequence ATGACGCTGACCTTCGCCGGGACCCTCGACCACGCCGCCGTCGTCCGGGCGGTCGACGCCCTCGTCGACCTCGTCGCCGCCCCCGAGGTCGCGGAGCGCTGGGAGCAGGAGTCGGTGTTGCCCGGGATGACCCTCGGCGGGCTGGTGCGGCACCTCGTCAGCCAGCCGGAGTGTGCCGTCGCGTTCCTCGGCCACGGCTCGCCGCCGCACGCGCAGGTGCTGTCGCTGGCGGACTACTTCGAGCGGGTCGACTGGCTGCTCGCGCCCGTCGACGCCCCGGAGAACACCTCGATCCGCGACGACTTCAACGAGATGGCCGGCCCGGGTGTGGAGGAGTCGCGGGGGATCCTCGAGCGCTCCCGGTCCGAGCTCGGCGCCGCGATCGCGGCGGCCGGTCCGGCCGTCTACGTCCCCTGGCAGGACTGCTCCCTGGAGCGCGACGACTTCCTGGTCGTGCGGCTGATGGAGCTGGTCGTGCACGCGGACGACCTGGCCGTCAGCCTGGGTCGGCCGACGCCGGCCTTCGAGCCCGAGGTGCTGGAGCCGGTGCTCGCGCTGCTCGCGGCGCTGGCCGCGCGCCGGCGCGGCCAGGACGACGTCCTGCGGGCCCTGGCGCGGACCGAGCGGGCCGGGGGCCCGGTCTCCGCGTTCTGA
- a CDS encoding alpha/beta hydrolase, producing METITFDSHGDRCEAWYLSATTDVLATDRGRPCVVMAHGFGGTRDTGLLPFAERFAAAGCDVLVFDYRGFGTSGGALRQDVHHLRHREDYHAAIAAARARDGVDPERIVLWGSSYSGGHVIVVAAQDPRVHGVISQGAAMDGLAALLGVRETSGSGKTAALTAAGLRDAARALTRRAPYLVPVVGDPGSTAVISAPGARAGYEAITGPTFRNEMCARGILRIAANRPVRHAAKVRCEAFLVVAEADNVAPVSAVRAVAERLGDRAEVLALDAGHFDIYVGELFEQSVARQVQFLERILT from the coding sequence ATGGAGACGATCACGTTCGACAGCCACGGCGACCGGTGCGAGGCGTGGTACCTCTCCGCCACCACCGACGTGCTCGCCACCGACCGTGGCCGCCCCTGCGTCGTCATGGCGCACGGCTTCGGCGGCACCCGCGACACGGGCCTGCTGCCCTTCGCCGAGCGCTTCGCGGCCGCCGGGTGCGACGTGCTGGTCTTCGACTACCGCGGCTTCGGTACGTCGGGGGGTGCGCTGCGCCAGGACGTGCACCACCTGCGCCACCGTGAGGACTACCACGCCGCGATCGCCGCGGCCCGGGCCCGCGACGGGGTCGACCCCGAGCGGATCGTGCTCTGGGGCAGCTCGTACTCCGGCGGCCACGTCATCGTCGTAGCGGCCCAGGACCCCCGGGTCCACGGCGTGATCAGCCAAGGTGCCGCCATGGACGGGCTGGCCGCACTGCTCGGGGTCCGCGAGACCAGCGGGTCCGGCAAGACCGCGGCGCTCACGGCCGCCGGCCTGCGCGACGCCGCCCGCGCGCTGACGCGGCGGGCGCCGTACCTCGTCCCCGTCGTCGGCGACCCGGGCTCGACCGCGGTCATCTCGGCGCCGGGCGCCCGCGCGGGCTACGAGGCGATCACGGGGCCGACCTTCCGCAACGAGATGTGCGCGCGCGGGATCCTGCGGATCGCCGCGAACCGGCCGGTGCGGCACGCCGCGAAGGTGCGCTGCGAGGCGTTCCTGGTCGTCGCCGAGGCCGACAACGTCGCCCCCGTCAGCGCCGTGCGCGCGGTGGCGGAGCGGCTGGGCGACCGTGCCGAGGTGCTCGCGCTCGACGCCGGCCACTTCGACATCTACGTCGGGGAGCTCTTCGAGCAGTCGGTCGCGCGCCAGGTGCAGTTCCTGGAGCGGATCCTCACCTGA
- a CDS encoding DinB family protein, giving the protein MTIADPKDTLLDYLQNAREALVWKLEGLPEYDVRRPLTPTGTNLLGLVKHLASVELGYFGDTFGRPHGEELPWHADGADMNDDLYVTPGETREDVVGLYHRAWAMAADTVAACDLDTVGEVPWWAPERRQVTLHQILVHMVAETCRHAGHADILREGLDGAAGRFAQDANMTGDYDWPAHVARVEAAAAATRGADG; this is encoded by the coding sequence ATGACGATCGCGGACCCGAAGGACACCCTGCTCGACTACCTCCAGAACGCGCGCGAGGCGCTGGTGTGGAAGCTCGAGGGGCTGCCGGAGTACGACGTGCGCCGCCCGCTCACGCCCACCGGGACGAACCTCCTCGGCCTCGTCAAGCACCTGGCCAGCGTCGAGCTGGGCTACTTCGGTGACACCTTCGGGCGCCCGCACGGCGAGGAGCTGCCCTGGCACGCGGACGGCGCGGACATGAACGACGACCTCTACGTCACGCCGGGGGAGACCCGCGAGGACGTCGTCGGGCTCTACCACCGCGCCTGGGCCATGGCCGCCGACACGGTCGCCGCGTGCGACCTCGACACCGTCGGCGAGGTGCCCTGGTGGGCGCCGGAGCGACGCCAGGTGACGTTGCACCAGATCCTCGTCCACATGGTGGCCGAGACCTGCCGGCACGCCGGGCACGCCGACATCCTGCGCGAGGGCCTGGACGGCGCGGCGGGGCGCTTCGCGCAGGACGCGAACATGACGGGCGACTACGACTGGCCGGCGCACGTCGCGCGCGTGGAGGCGGCGGCCGCGGCCACCCGGGGTGCCGACGGGTGA
- the hsaD gene encoding 4,5:9,10-diseco-3-hydroxy-5,9,17-trioxoandrosta-1(10),2-diene-4-oate hydrolase, with the protein MTITQESARRSVAVKTAEAGDVTLNYYEAGSGSGTGGGLPLVLLHGGGPGASAWSNFGPAMPRFASSFRTLAVDQPGFGGSDKPPVVGNYYRFSSDLVVRLLDELGIERVHLLGNSLGGGTAMRLALSHPDRVGRLVLMGPGGLSLNLFHADPTEGVQRLMDFGGDPTREKLRAFISTMVVDQSLVTDELVEERFADATAPGAQDAMRSMGMSFWNPDTAEDGMLWREAHRLRKHTLLTWGREDRVNPLDGAMVALKLIPKAQLHVFPNCGHWAQIEAADEFAEITTAFLSRHVERSR; encoded by the coding sequence ATGACGATCACCCAGGAGTCGGCCCGCCGCTCCGTCGCGGTCAAGACCGCCGAGGCCGGCGACGTCACGCTGAACTACTACGAGGCCGGGTCCGGGAGCGGGACCGGCGGCGGGCTGCCGCTGGTGCTGCTGCACGGCGGTGGGCCGGGAGCCTCCGCGTGGTCGAACTTCGGCCCCGCGATGCCCCGCTTCGCCTCGTCGTTCCGCACGCTGGCCGTCGACCAGCCCGGCTTCGGTGGCTCGGACAAGCCGCCGGTGGTCGGCAACTACTACCGGTTCTCGTCCGACCTCGTCGTACGCCTCCTCGACGAGCTCGGCATCGAGCGCGTGCACCTGCTCGGCAACAGCCTCGGCGGCGGCACCGCCATGCGGCTGGCGCTGAGCCACCCCGACCGGGTCGGCCGGCTGGTGCTGATGGGCCCGGGCGGGCTCTCGCTGAACCTCTTCCACGCCGACCCCACCGAGGGTGTCCAGCGCCTGATGGACTTCGGCGGCGACCCCACGCGCGAGAAGCTTCGGGCGTTCATCTCGACCATGGTCGTGGACCAGTCGCTGGTCACCGACGAGCTCGTCGAGGAGCGCTTCGCCGACGCGACCGCGCCCGGCGCGCAGGACGCGATGCGCTCGATGGGGATGTCGTTCTGGAACCCGGACACCGCCGAGGACGGCATGCTCTGGCGCGAGGCGCACCGGCTGCGCAAGCACACGCTGCTGACCTGGGGCCGCGAGGACCGCGTCAACCCGCTCGACGGCGCGATGGTCGCGCTCAAGCTGATCCCGAAGGCCCAGCTGCACGTCTTCCCGAACTGCGGGCACTGGGCGCAGATCGAGGCGGCCGACGAGTTCGCCGAGATCACCACCGCCTTCCTGTCCCGCCACGTCGAGCGGAGCCGCTGA